One region of Osmia lignaria lignaria isolate PbOS001 chromosome 7, iyOsmLign1, whole genome shotgun sequence genomic DNA includes:
- the lark gene encoding RNA-binding protein lark isoform X3: MPGFSSVGTFKIFIGNLADKTSNADIKPLFEKYGKVVECDVVKNYGFVHMENEEAGRNAIQNLNGQIVHGQPIKCEAAKSRKGPNTPTTKIFVGNLTDNTKAPQVRELFAKYGTVVECDIVRNYGFVHLEATGDVNDAIKELNGQMVDGQPMKVQISTSRVRQRPGMGDPEQCYRCGRGGHWSKECPKGGMGGGPDRNGYRDRMFGRDPYPPPPPPPFLRDRLMGGGRFGDYESYYDRRGFEDTRDLYERRFTGMTGPCDMGSSMCGLDFPPMTMPPLPPRRDPMPPMPPLGMGSMRDTGFSRGNEYGMFSRRSPPPSGNNGRFSAPYYVHHSTGSGAEAWDEETFLRNAN; the protein is encoded by the exons atgccaggTTTTAGTAGCGTTGGCACGTTTAAAATCTTTATCGGCAATTTAGCCGACAAGACGTCGAATGCTGATATTAAACCGTTGTTCGAGAAGTACGGAAAGGTTGTAGAATGCGACGTGGTGAAAAATTATGGATTTGTG CATATGGAAAACGAAGAGGCAGGGAGAAACGCGATACAAAATTTGAATGGACAAATAGTTCATGGGCAGCCAATTAAATGCGAGGCTGCGAAGAGTCGTAAGGGGCCAAATACTCCTACGACAAAAATATTTGTTGGCAATCTCACAGATAATACGAAAGCCCCGCAAGTGCGGGAACTTTTCGCTAAATACGGCACAGTTGTAGAATGTGATATTGTGAGAAATTACGGCTTCGTTCATCTCGAAGCAACAGGTGATGTGAACGACGCTATCAAGGAACTGAACGGACAAATGGTAGATGGTCAACCAATGAAAGTTCAGATTTCTACGAGCAGAGTACGACAGAGGCCAGGAATGGGAGATCCTGAACAATGCTATCGATGCGGCCGCGGCGGTCATTGGTCCAAGGAATGTCCGAAAGGAGGAATGGGAGGAGGTCCGGATAGAAACGGATACAGGGACCGAATGTTTGGACGCGACCCGTACCCtccaccgccgccaccaccgTTCCTTCGGGATCGGTTAATGGGTGGTGGCCGCTTTGGA GACTACGAAAGCTACTATGACAGAAGGGGCTTCGAGGACACCAGGGATCTCTACGAGAGGCGGTTTACGGGTATGACAGGGCCCTGTGACATGGGAAGTTCCATGTGCGGGCTTGACTTTCCACCAATGACAATGCCACCTCTACCCCCAAGACGAGACCCAATGCCTCCTATGCCTCCTCTAGGTATGGGATCCATGCGCGACACCGGCTTCTCCCGTGGCAACGAGTATGGCATGTTCAGCCGCCGATCACCCCCTCCAAGTGGCAACAACGGCCGGTTCAG
- the lark gene encoding RNA-binding protein lark isoform X18 produces MPGFSSVGTFKIFIGNLADKTSNADIKPLFEKYGKVVECDVVKNYGFVHMENEEAGRNAIQNLNGQIVHGQPIKCEAAKSRKGPNTPTTKIFVGNLTDNTKAPQVRELFAKYGTVVECDIVRNYGFVHLEATGDVNDAIKELNGQMVDGQPMKVQISTSRVRQRPGMGDPEQCYRCGRGGHWSKECPKGGMGGGPDRNGYRDRMFGRDPYPPPPPPPFLRDRLMGGGRFGDYESYYDRRGFEDTRDLYERRFTGMGSMRDTGFSRGNEYGMFSRRSPPPSGNNGRFRLD; encoded by the exons atgccaggTTTTAGTAGCGTTGGCACGTTTAAAATCTTTATCGGCAATTTAGCCGACAAGACGTCGAATGCTGATATTAAACCGTTGTTCGAGAAGTACGGAAAGGTTGTAGAATGCGACGTGGTGAAAAATTATGGATTTGTG CATATGGAAAACGAAGAGGCAGGGAGAAACGCGATACAAAATTTGAATGGACAAATAGTTCATGGGCAGCCAATTAAATGCGAGGCTGCGAAGAGTCGTAAGGGGCCAAATACTCCTACGACAAAAATATTTGTTGGCAATCTCACAGATAATACGAAAGCCCCGCAAGTGCGGGAACTTTTCGCTAAATACGGCACAGTTGTAGAATGTGATATTGTGAGAAATTACGGCTTCGTTCATCTCGAAGCAACAGGTGATGTGAACGACGCTATCAAGGAACTGAACGGACAAATGGTAGATGGTCAACCAATGAAAGTTCAGATTTCTACGAGCAGAGTACGACAGAGGCCAGGAATGGGAGATCCTGAACAATGCTATCGATGCGGCCGCGGCGGTCATTGGTCCAAGGAATGTCCGAAAGGAGGAATGGGAGGAGGTCCGGATAGAAACGGATACAGGGACCGAATGTTTGGACGCGACCCGTACCCtccaccgccgccaccaccgTTCCTTCGGGATCGGTTAATGGGTGGTGGCCGCTTTGGA GACTACGAAAGCTACTATGACAGAAGGGGCTTCGAGGACACCAGGGATCTCTACGAGAGGCGGTTTACGG GTATGGGATCCATGCGCGACACCGGCTTCTCCCGTGGCAACGAGTATGGCATGTTCAGCCGCCGATCACCCCCTCCAAGTGGCAACAACGGCCGGTTCAG GCTGGATTAA
- the lark gene encoding RNA-binding protein lark isoform X8, which yields MPGFSSVGTFKIFIGNLADKTSNADIKPLFEKYGKVVECDVVKNYGFVHMENEEAGRNAIQNLNGQIVHGQPIKCEAAKSRKGPNTPTTKIFVGNLTDNTKAPQVRELFAKYGTVVECDIVRNYGFVHLEATGDVNDAIKELNGQMVDGQPMKVQISTSRVRQRPGMGDPEQCYRCGRGGHWSKECPKGGMGGGPDRNGYRDRMFGRDPYPPPPPPPFLRDRLMGGGRFGDYESYYDRRGFEDTRDLYERRFTGMTGPCDMGSSMCGLDFPPMTMPPLPPRRDPMPPMPPLGMGSMRDTGFSRGNEYGMFSRRSPPPSGNNGRFRPGLRGPSPSRRFAPY from the exons atgccaggTTTTAGTAGCGTTGGCACGTTTAAAATCTTTATCGGCAATTTAGCCGACAAGACGTCGAATGCTGATATTAAACCGTTGTTCGAGAAGTACGGAAAGGTTGTAGAATGCGACGTGGTGAAAAATTATGGATTTGTG CATATGGAAAACGAAGAGGCAGGGAGAAACGCGATACAAAATTTGAATGGACAAATAGTTCATGGGCAGCCAATTAAATGCGAGGCTGCGAAGAGTCGTAAGGGGCCAAATACTCCTACGACAAAAATATTTGTTGGCAATCTCACAGATAATACGAAAGCCCCGCAAGTGCGGGAACTTTTCGCTAAATACGGCACAGTTGTAGAATGTGATATTGTGAGAAATTACGGCTTCGTTCATCTCGAAGCAACAGGTGATGTGAACGACGCTATCAAGGAACTGAACGGACAAATGGTAGATGGTCAACCAATGAAAGTTCAGATTTCTACGAGCAGAGTACGACAGAGGCCAGGAATGGGAGATCCTGAACAATGCTATCGATGCGGCCGCGGCGGTCATTGGTCCAAGGAATGTCCGAAAGGAGGAATGGGAGGAGGTCCGGATAGAAACGGATACAGGGACCGAATGTTTGGACGCGACCCGTACCCtccaccgccgccaccaccgTTCCTTCGGGATCGGTTAATGGGTGGTGGCCGCTTTGGA GACTACGAAAGCTACTATGACAGAAGGGGCTTCGAGGACACCAGGGATCTCTACGAGAGGCGGTTTACGGGTATGACAGGGCCCTGTGACATGGGAAGTTCCATGTGCGGGCTTGACTTTCCACCAATGACAATGCCACCTCTACCCCCAAGACGAGACCCAATGCCTCCTATGCCTCCTCTAGGTATGGGATCCATGCGCGACACCGGCTTCTCCCGTGGCAACGAGTATGGCATGTTCAGCCGCCGATCACCCCCTCCAAGTGGCAACAACGGCCGGTTCAG
- the lark gene encoding RNA-binding protein lark isoform X17, with protein MPGFSSVGTFKIFIGNLADKTSNADIKPLFEKYGKVVECDVVKNYGFVHMENEEAGRNAIQNLNGQIVHGQPIKCEAAKSRKGPNTPTTKIFVGNLTDNTKAPQVRELFAKYGTVVECDIVRNYGFVHLEATGDVNDAIKELNGQMVDGQPMKVQISTSRVRQRPGMGDPEQCYRCGRGGHWSKECPKGGMGGGPDRNGYRDRMFGRDPYPPPPPPPFLRDRLMGGGRFGDYESYYDRRGFEDTRDLYERRFTGMGSMRDTGFSRGNEYGMFSRRSPPPSGNNGRFRTP; from the exons atgccaggTTTTAGTAGCGTTGGCACGTTTAAAATCTTTATCGGCAATTTAGCCGACAAGACGTCGAATGCTGATATTAAACCGTTGTTCGAGAAGTACGGAAAGGTTGTAGAATGCGACGTGGTGAAAAATTATGGATTTGTG CATATGGAAAACGAAGAGGCAGGGAGAAACGCGATACAAAATTTGAATGGACAAATAGTTCATGGGCAGCCAATTAAATGCGAGGCTGCGAAGAGTCGTAAGGGGCCAAATACTCCTACGACAAAAATATTTGTTGGCAATCTCACAGATAATACGAAAGCCCCGCAAGTGCGGGAACTTTTCGCTAAATACGGCACAGTTGTAGAATGTGATATTGTGAGAAATTACGGCTTCGTTCATCTCGAAGCAACAGGTGATGTGAACGACGCTATCAAGGAACTGAACGGACAAATGGTAGATGGTCAACCAATGAAAGTTCAGATTTCTACGAGCAGAGTACGACAGAGGCCAGGAATGGGAGATCCTGAACAATGCTATCGATGCGGCCGCGGCGGTCATTGGTCCAAGGAATGTCCGAAAGGAGGAATGGGAGGAGGTCCGGATAGAAACGGATACAGGGACCGAATGTTTGGACGCGACCCGTACCCtccaccgccgccaccaccgTTCCTTCGGGATCGGTTAATGGGTGGTGGCCGCTTTGGA GACTACGAAAGCTACTATGACAGAAGGGGCTTCGAGGACACCAGGGATCTCTACGAGAGGCGGTTTACGG GTATGGGATCCATGCGCGACACCGGCTTCTCCCGTGGCAACGAGTATGGCATGTTCAGCCGCCGATCACCCCCTCCAAGTGGCAACAACGGCCGGTTCAG
- the lark gene encoding RNA-binding protein lark isoform X14: MPGFSSVGTFKIFIGNLADKTSNADIKPLFEKYGKVVECDVVKNYGFVHMENEEAGRNAIQNLNGQIVHGQPIKCEAAKSRKGPNTPTTKIFVGNLTDNTKAPQVRELFAKYGTVVECDIVRNYGFVHLEATGDVNDAIKELNGQMVDGQPMKVQISTSRVRQRPGMGDPEQCYRCGRGGHWSKECPKGGMGGGPDRNGYRDRMFGRDPYPPPPPPPFLRDRLMGGGRFGDYESYYDRRGFEDTRDLYERRFTGMGSMRDTGFSRGNEYGMFSRRSPPPSGNNGRFSAPYYVHHSTGSGAEAWDEETFLRNAN; the protein is encoded by the exons atgccaggTTTTAGTAGCGTTGGCACGTTTAAAATCTTTATCGGCAATTTAGCCGACAAGACGTCGAATGCTGATATTAAACCGTTGTTCGAGAAGTACGGAAAGGTTGTAGAATGCGACGTGGTGAAAAATTATGGATTTGTG CATATGGAAAACGAAGAGGCAGGGAGAAACGCGATACAAAATTTGAATGGACAAATAGTTCATGGGCAGCCAATTAAATGCGAGGCTGCGAAGAGTCGTAAGGGGCCAAATACTCCTACGACAAAAATATTTGTTGGCAATCTCACAGATAATACGAAAGCCCCGCAAGTGCGGGAACTTTTCGCTAAATACGGCACAGTTGTAGAATGTGATATTGTGAGAAATTACGGCTTCGTTCATCTCGAAGCAACAGGTGATGTGAACGACGCTATCAAGGAACTGAACGGACAAATGGTAGATGGTCAACCAATGAAAGTTCAGATTTCTACGAGCAGAGTACGACAGAGGCCAGGAATGGGAGATCCTGAACAATGCTATCGATGCGGCCGCGGCGGTCATTGGTCCAAGGAATGTCCGAAAGGAGGAATGGGAGGAGGTCCGGATAGAAACGGATACAGGGACCGAATGTTTGGACGCGACCCGTACCCtccaccgccgccaccaccgTTCCTTCGGGATCGGTTAATGGGTGGTGGCCGCTTTGGA GACTACGAAAGCTACTATGACAGAAGGGGCTTCGAGGACACCAGGGATCTCTACGAGAGGCGGTTTACGG GTATGGGATCCATGCGCGACACCGGCTTCTCCCGTGGCAACGAGTATGGCATGTTCAGCCGCCGATCACCCCCTCCAAGTGGCAACAACGGCCGGTTCAG
- the lark gene encoding RNA-binding protein lark isoform X5 — translation MPGFSSVGTFKIFIGNLADKTSNADIKPLFEKYGKVVECDVVKNYGFVHMENEEAGRNAIQNLNGQIVHGQPIKCEAAKSRKGPNTPTTKIFVGNLTDNTKAPQVRELFAKYGTVVECDIVRNYGFVHLEATGDVNDAIKELNGQMVDGQPMKVQISTSRVRQRPGMGDPEQCYRCGRGGHWSKECPKGGMGGGPDRNGYRDRMFGRDPYPPPPPPPFLRDRLMGGGRFGDYESYYDRRGFEDTRDLYERRFTGMTGPCDMGSSMCGLDFPPMTMPPLPPRRDPMPPMPPLGMGSMRDTGFSRGNEYGMFSRRSPPPSGNNGRFRGMYEDFSRDSFEERSFPIPDT, via the exons atgccaggTTTTAGTAGCGTTGGCACGTTTAAAATCTTTATCGGCAATTTAGCCGACAAGACGTCGAATGCTGATATTAAACCGTTGTTCGAGAAGTACGGAAAGGTTGTAGAATGCGACGTGGTGAAAAATTATGGATTTGTG CATATGGAAAACGAAGAGGCAGGGAGAAACGCGATACAAAATTTGAATGGACAAATAGTTCATGGGCAGCCAATTAAATGCGAGGCTGCGAAGAGTCGTAAGGGGCCAAATACTCCTACGACAAAAATATTTGTTGGCAATCTCACAGATAATACGAAAGCCCCGCAAGTGCGGGAACTTTTCGCTAAATACGGCACAGTTGTAGAATGTGATATTGTGAGAAATTACGGCTTCGTTCATCTCGAAGCAACAGGTGATGTGAACGACGCTATCAAGGAACTGAACGGACAAATGGTAGATGGTCAACCAATGAAAGTTCAGATTTCTACGAGCAGAGTACGACAGAGGCCAGGAATGGGAGATCCTGAACAATGCTATCGATGCGGCCGCGGCGGTCATTGGTCCAAGGAATGTCCGAAAGGAGGAATGGGAGGAGGTCCGGATAGAAACGGATACAGGGACCGAATGTTTGGACGCGACCCGTACCCtccaccgccgccaccaccgTTCCTTCGGGATCGGTTAATGGGTGGTGGCCGCTTTGGA GACTACGAAAGCTACTATGACAGAAGGGGCTTCGAGGACACCAGGGATCTCTACGAGAGGCGGTTTACGGGTATGACAGGGCCCTGTGACATGGGAAGTTCCATGTGCGGGCTTGACTTTCCACCAATGACAATGCCACCTCTACCCCCAAGACGAGACCCAATGCCTCCTATGCCTCCTCTAGGTATGGGATCCATGCGCGACACCGGCTTCTCCCGTGGCAACGAGTATGGCATGTTCAGCCGCCGATCACCCCCTCCAAGTGGCAACAACGGCCGGTTCAG